Proteins from a single region of Drosophila biarmipes strain raj3 chromosome 3R, RU_DBia_V1.1, whole genome shotgun sequence:
- the LOC122817801 gene encoding uncharacterized protein LOC122817801: SGGVEETPETLVFEDLSRQNFGNFDRLKGYDLPHIRRMLRKLAELHAASAFYRELSGPYDEKFYKTVFREESRTMLTKLKEMRDPGYFEVMLEWGIPDVEKYIKKFPTWTKSWHPAPNLMQSATRPIQIRTT; encoded by the coding sequence AGTGGAGGAGTGGAGGAGACGCCAGAGACCCTCGTCTTCGAGGATCTTAGCAGGCAGAATTTCGGGAATTTCGATCGCCTCAAGGGCTACGACTTACCGCACATTCGCCGGATGCTTCGCAAATTGGCCGAACTTCATGCTGCCTCAGCATTTTATCGCGAATTGAGTGGGCCGTATGACGAAAAGTTCTACAAGACTGTGTTTCGGGAGGAAAGCAGAACGATGCTTACCAAACTTAAGGAGATGCGAGACCCTGGCTACTTCGAGGTAATGCTTGAATGGGGCATCCCAGATGTTGAAAAATACATCAAGAAATTTCCAACATGGACAAAATCCTGGCACCCGGCCCCGAATCTGATGCAATCCGCTACAAGACCTATACAAATCCGTACTACGTGA
- the LOC108026461 gene encoding uncharacterized protein LOC108026461: MSPNSNSEKPVNPNEHLHIPKWVNEDYFLPILQKDVEAFDKIVNFTPIAATAPGENYTSIMIRVIVDILLKDGSEQKISYILKTMLEADSGADVINGMGLFPKERKMYEVHIPQFVKLYKEAGLEIELAPKCLHVEATAELITLVFEDLSRQHFKNCDRLKGFDLPHMRQVLRKLAELHAASVVAKELNGPYDPLFFISMYNEQSRDLFEALGEMRQAAFLKAMRQWDLEDVEKYIAQMWSPLEVFEEAMQINKVDENEFNVLNHGDCWSNNIMFNYKDNGEIDRTIFVDLQIGKWGSPAQDLWYLITTSASLDIKIKEFDHFIQIYHERLSECLKLLNYSKPIPTLRDLHIMMLKYGFWGPLTAMGVMVATLFPTDKDANMKMLMAPGPEADAMRYKTFINPYYAKAMKVLLPFFENKGLLKSA; the protein is encoded by the exons ATGTCGCCGAACAGCAACTCTGAGAAACCAGTCAATCCCAACGAGCACCTGCACATTCCAAAATGGGTGAACGAGGACTATTTCCTGCCGATTCTCCAGAAGGATGTGGAAGCCTTCGACAAGATTGTGAACTTCACGCCCATTGCGGCCACCGCACCAGGGGAGAACTATACCTCCATTATGATCCGGGTCATTGTGGATATATTGCTAAAGG atgGCAGTGAGCAGAAAATCTCTTATATTCTAAAAACCATGTTGGAGGCGGACAGCGGAGCAGATGTGATCAATGGCATGGGTCTGTTCCCCAAGGAGAGGAAAATGTACGAGGTGCACATCCCGCAGTTCGTGAAGCTCTACAAGGAGGCGGGCCTGGAAATTGAGTTGGCACCCAAGTGCCTTCACGTCGAGGCCACCGCGGAATTGATTACCCTGGTCTTCGAGGACCTGAGCCGGCAGCATTTCAAAAATTGCGATCGTCTAAAGGGATTTGACCTGCCGCACATGCGCCAAGTGCTCCGGAAATTGGCCGAGCTGCACGCCGCCTCTGTGGTGGCCAAAGAGTTAAATGGACCCTATGATCCCCTGTTCTTCATATCCATGTACAACGAGCAGAGTCGAGATCTCTTTGAGGCTCTGGGAGAGATGCGACAGGCAGCCTTCCTCAAGGCGATGCGGCAGTGGGACCTCGAGGATGTCGAAAAATACATTGCCCAAATGTGGAGCCCCCTGGAAGTGTTCGAAGAAGCCATGCAAATCAACAAGGTCGATGAGAACGAATTTAATGTGCTGAACCACGGCGACTGCTGGTCCAACAATATCATGTTTAATTACAAGGACAACGGTGAGATCGACAGAACCATTTTCGTGGACCTGCAGATAGGCAAGTGGGGCAGTCCTGCCCAGGACCTCTGGTACCTGATCACAACCTCTGCCTCGCTGGATATCAAGATCAAGGAGTTCGATCACTTTATTCAGATCTATCACGAGCGTTTGTCGGAATGCCTTAAACTCCTGAACTACTCCAAGCCGATTCCCACTCTCAGGGATCTGCACATTATGATGCTGAAGTACGGATTCTGGG GACCCCTGACGGCCATGGGTGTGATGGTGGCGACACTTTTTCCCACTGACAAGGACGCTAACATGAAGATGCTGATGGCCCCAGGACCCGAGGCCGATGCCATGCGTTACAAGACCTTTATCAATCCCTACTATGCCAAAGCCATGAAGGTGCTTTTGCCGTTCTTCGAGAACAAGGGACTTTTGAAGTCGGCTTAG